Proteins encoded within one genomic window of Sphingomonas cannabina:
- a CDS encoding GFA family protein → MSVTGSCHCGAVNYTLDEPAPTKAMACNCSICRRKGSLLHFASADAVTVEGREALTTYTFKSHNIQHHFCTTCGCAPFAEGTAPDGKAMVAINLRCTDGIDPDALEITQFDGASV, encoded by the coding sequence ATGTCCGTCACCGGAAGCTGCCACTGCGGGGCCGTCAACTACACGCTCGACGAGCCGGCGCCGACCAAGGCGATGGCCTGCAACTGCTCGATCTGCCGGCGCAAGGGCTCGCTGCTCCACTTCGCCTCGGCCGATGCGGTAACGGTCGAGGGGCGCGAGGCGCTCACCACCTACACCTTCAAGTCGCACAATATCCAACACCATTTCTGCACCACCTGCGGCTGCGCGCCGTTCGCCGAAGGCACGGCGCCCGACGGCAAGGCGATGGTCGCGATCAACCTGCGCTGCACCGACGGCATCGACCCGGACGCGCTCGAGATCACCCAATTCGACGGTGCGAGCGTCTAG
- a CDS encoding ATP-dependent DNA ligase, whose product MTAPIVPMEAKLAAELPSDEGWQFEPKWDGFRCIALRDGDRVELWSKAGKPLGRYFPEVVAALAALPAKRFRLDGELIVPVGGSLSFAALQMRLHPSARRVAKLAAETPAELMLFDDLADPAAPLTQRRATLEVFVRANPSPALHLSPATRDPARAREWLAETGGALDGVVAKRLDEPYRPGERAMVKVKRLRTADCVVGGFRYATGKPVVGSLLLGLYDKEGRLDHVGFTSNMPDRAPLTKQLEKRIVPPGFTGDAPGGPSRWSTERSAEWQPLRPELVVEVRYDHVTGQRFRHGTAFLRWRPDKAPRQCTLDQLEPEASPAVVGAALAG is encoded by the coding sequence GTGACGGCGCCGATCGTGCCGATGGAGGCGAAGCTCGCCGCCGAGCTTCCATCGGACGAGGGGTGGCAGTTCGAGCCCAAATGGGACGGCTTCCGCTGCATCGCGCTGCGCGACGGCGACCGCGTCGAGCTGTGGTCGAAGGCGGGCAAGCCGCTCGGCCGCTATTTCCCGGAGGTGGTCGCCGCGCTCGCCGCGCTGCCGGCGAAGCGGTTCCGTCTCGACGGCGAGCTGATCGTGCCGGTCGGCGGCAGCCTGTCCTTCGCCGCGCTGCAGATGCGGCTGCATCCCTCGGCCAGGCGCGTGGCGAAGCTCGCGGCGGAGACGCCGGCCGAGCTGATGCTGTTCGACGACCTCGCCGATCCGGCCGCCCCGCTGACCCAACGCCGCGCCACGCTGGAAGTCTTCGTCAGGGCGAATCCGTCGCCCGCGCTCCACCTGTCGCCCGCCACCCGCGATCCCGCCCGTGCCCGCGAGTGGCTGGCGGAGACGGGCGGCGCGCTCGACGGCGTGGTCGCCAAGCGGCTCGATGAACCCTACCGGCCCGGCGAGCGGGCGATGGTGAAGGTCAAGCGCCTGCGCACCGCCGACTGCGTAGTCGGCGGCTTCCGCTATGCGACGGGCAAGCCGGTGGTCGGTTCGCTGCTGCTCGGGCTCTATGACAAGGAGGGCAGGCTCGATCATGTCGGCTTCACCTCGAACATGCCTGACCGAGCACCGCTTACGAAACAGCTGGAGAAACGGATCGTACCGCCCGGCTTCACCGGCGACGCCCCGGGCGGTCCCAGCCGCTGGTCGACCGAGCGCTCGGCCGAATGGCAGCCGCTGCGGCCCGAGCTGGTGGTGGAGGTCCGCTACGATCACGTCACCGGTCAGCGCTTCCGCCACGGCACCGCGTTCCTGCGCTGGCGTCCCGACAAGGCGCCGCGCCAGTGCACGCTCGACCAGCTCGAGCCGGAGGCGAGTCCGGCGGTGGTCGGTGCCGCTTTGGCGGGCTAA
- a CDS encoding YciE/YciF ferroxidase family protein, giving the protein MGLFSKDIATLDDLFLHTLQDIYYAENQITKALPKMVDKATSPDLKAGFEVHLSETEGQIRRLDQVFGLLGKEPQGVTCPAIDGIIKEANEIAGDIADKKVLDAALIAAAQAVEHYEITRYGTLIAWANQLGQSQAASILAETLAEEKATDEKLTTMAEGQVNAEAEFADA; this is encoded by the coding sequence ATGGGCCTGTTCAGCAAGGACATCGCAACGCTCGACGACCTGTTCCTGCACACGCTGCAGGACATCTATTACGCCGAGAACCAGATCACCAAGGCGCTGCCGAAGATGGTCGACAAGGCGACCTCGCCCGATCTCAAGGCGGGGTTCGAGGTGCATCTCAGCGAGACCGAGGGCCAGATCCGCCGGCTCGACCAGGTCTTCGGCCTGCTCGGCAAGGAGCCGCAGGGCGTCACCTGCCCGGCGATCGACGGCATCATCAAGGAAGCCAACGAGATCGCCGGCGACATCGCCGACAAGAAGGTGCTCGACGCCGCGCTGATCGCCGCCGCCCAGGCGGTCGAGCATTATGAGATCACCCGCTACGGCACGCTGATCGCCTGGGCCAACCAGCTCGGCCAGAGCCAGGCGGCGTCGATCCTGGCCGAGACGCTGGCCGAGGAGAAGGCGACCGACGAGAAGCTGACGACGATGGCGGAGGGCCAGGTCAACGCCGAAGCCGAGTTCGCCGACGCCTGA
- a CDS encoding S41 family peptidase: MAKRGRLGAALALAALLAGCGGGGGGPGAVVAPSPTPTPTPTPTPTPTPVAGCSLRERQDWVAAQMREWYLFPETLPASLDPGVYPTVDSYLDALTATARSQGRDRYFTYLTSIAEENAYYESGSSAGFGFRLGLGGQRLFIIESFEGGPALTAGIDRGTEILAIGTTASNLRNVSDIIASAGTAGITDALGPDTAGTARVLRIADANGTRTVTLAKTDFALTPVSSRYGAKVLDDGGRKIGYLNLRTFINTADPALRQAFANFRAQGITQFIVDLRYNGGGLLSIAELMGDLMGANRTGSDVFDHVTFRPEKASENETHYFTAQSEAVAPARIAFIGSGGTASASELVINGFLPYLHANMALIGTNTYGKPVGQIAIDKTACDDRLRVIAFALENAAHQGSYFNGLASTVEASCQASDDISYPLGDPREASTKAALDFLAGRSCTRISTASAATRELKVSAPGGRELLAPARPTTMQREVPGAF; encoded by the coding sequence GTGGCGAAGCGGGGACGTTTGGGTGCGGCGCTGGCTCTGGCGGCGCTGTTGGCAGGATGCGGCGGCGGAGGGGGTGGCCCCGGCGCGGTGGTTGCGCCGAGCCCGACGCCGACTCCAACTCCTACACCCACCCCGACACCGACCCCCGTCGCCGGCTGCAGCCTGCGCGAACGGCAGGATTGGGTCGCGGCGCAGATGCGCGAATGGTATCTGTTCCCCGAGACGCTGCCGGCGAGCCTCGATCCCGGCGTCTACCCGACGGTGGACTCCTATCTCGACGCGCTGACCGCGACCGCGCGGTCGCAGGGGCGCGACCGCTATTTCACCTATCTGACCTCGATCGCCGAGGAGAATGCCTATTATGAATCGGGATCGAGCGCCGGCTTCGGCTTCCGGCTCGGCCTCGGCGGGCAGCGGCTGTTCATCATCGAATCCTTCGAGGGCGGGCCGGCGCTGACCGCCGGGATCGATCGCGGCACCGAGATCCTGGCGATCGGCACGACAGCATCGAACCTGCGCAACGTCAGCGACATCATCGCGAGCGCGGGCACCGCAGGCATTACCGATGCGCTGGGCCCCGACACCGCCGGCACCGCGCGCGTGCTGCGCATCGCCGATGCGAACGGCACGCGCACCGTGACCCTCGCCAAGACCGACTTCGCGCTGACGCCGGTCTCCAGCCGCTACGGGGCCAAGGTGCTCGACGACGGCGGGCGCAAGATCGGTTACCTCAACCTGCGGACCTTCATCAACACCGCCGATCCCGCGCTGCGTCAGGCCTTCGCCAATTTCCGCGCGCAGGGGATCACCCAGTTCATCGTCGACCTGCGCTACAACGGCGGCGGCCTGCTTTCGATCGCGGAGCTGATGGGCGACCTGATGGGCGCCAACCGCACCGGATCCGATGTGTTCGACCATGTGACTTTCCGGCCCGAGAAGGCTTCGGAGAACGAGACCCATTATTTCACCGCACAGTCCGAGGCGGTGGCACCGGCCAGGATCGCCTTCATCGGCAGCGGCGGAACCGCGTCGGCGAGCGAGCTCGTGATCAATGGCTTCCTCCCCTATCTCCACGCCAACATGGCGCTGATCGGCACCAACACCTACGGCAAGCCGGTCGGCCAGATCGCGATCGACAAGACCGCCTGCGACGACCGACTGCGGGTGATCGCCTTCGCGCTGGAGAATGCCGCTCACCAGGGCAGCTATTTCAACGGCCTCGCCAGCACCGTCGAGGCGAGCTGCCAGGCGAGCGACGACATCAGCTATCCGCTGGGCGACCCGCGCGAAGCGTCGACCAAGGCGGCGCTCGATTTCCTCGCCGGGCGGAGCTGCACGCGGATCAGCACCGCCAGCGCGGCGACGCGCGAGCTGAAGGTGAGCGCACCGGGCGGCCGCGAGCTGCTGGCGCCGGCGCGGCCGACCACGATGCAGCGCGAGGTGCCGGGCGCGTTCTAG
- the ung gene encoding uracil-DNA glycosylase, translating to MAEIKLHPSWLEPLRGEFDSQYMADLRSFLVEEKARGKRIFPAGSEWFRALDLTPLDQVRVVILGQDPYHGPGQAHGLCFSVKPGVRTPPSLVNIFKEMESDLGITPARHGFLEHWAKQGVLLLNAVLTVEMGLAASHQGRGWEKFTDAIVRQVNAKEEPVVFLLWGSHAQRKAAAVDSIERGGRHLVLKAPHPSPLSAHNGFFGCRHFSKANAFLESRGLPPIDWALPALG from the coding sequence ATGGCCGAGATCAAACTGCATCCGAGCTGGCTGGAGCCGCTGCGTGGCGAGTTCGACAGCCAGTATATGGCGGACCTGCGCAGCTTCCTGGTCGAGGAGAAGGCGCGCGGCAAGCGCATCTTCCCCGCCGGCAGCGAATGGTTCCGCGCGCTCGACCTGACGCCGCTCGACCAGGTGCGCGTCGTCATCCTGGGGCAGGATCCGTATCACGGCCCCGGCCAGGCGCACGGCCTGTGCTTCTCGGTGAAGCCCGGCGTCCGCACGCCGCCGAGCCTGGTCAACATCTTCAAGGAGATGGAGAGCGACCTCGGCATCACGCCGGCGCGGCACGGCTTCCTCGAGCATTGGGCGAAGCAGGGGGTGCTGCTGCTCAACGCGGTGCTGACGGTCGAGATGGGCCTCGCCGCCTCGCACCAGGGGCGCGGCTGGGAGAAGTTCACCGATGCGATCGTGCGGCAGGTCAACGCCAAGGAGGAGCCGGTCGTGTTCCTGCTGTGGGGCAGCCACGCCCAGCGCAAGGCGGCGGCGGTCGACAGCATCGAGCGCGGCGGGCGGCACCTGGTGCTGAAGGCGCCGCACCCTTCGCCGCTGTCGGCGCACAACGGTTTCTTCGGCTGCCGGCATTTCTCCAAGGCCAACGCCTTCCTCGAGAGCCGCGGCTTGCCGCCGATCGACTGGGCGCTGCCTGCACTGGGATAG
- a CDS encoding endonuclease domain-containing protein, whose translation MRLEGSGPGRRNAKRLRREMTPPEIGLWLALRQNEAGLRFRKQYSAGDYVLDFYCAPARLAIEVDGEAHSRGDRPTRDAVRDAWLAAEGVRVLRYPASEVLSNLDGVVRQIVATALDRRRKLYADRRPPPPSRFACHLPLAGED comes from the coding sequence ATGCGGCTCGAGGGATCAGGACCCGGTCGACGCAATGCCAAGCGTCTGCGGCGTGAGATGACACCTCCAGAGATCGGCCTGTGGCTCGCGCTTCGACAAAACGAAGCCGGCTTGCGCTTCCGCAAGCAATACTCGGCCGGTGACTATGTGCTCGACTTCTACTGCGCCCCCGCGCGACTCGCGATCGAGGTCGATGGCGAAGCGCATTCGCGCGGTGATCGGCCAACGCGCGATGCGGTGCGTGATGCCTGGCTCGCCGCGGAAGGGGTTCGCGTCCTGCGCTATCCGGCGAGTGAGGTGCTGTCGAACTTGGACGGCGTGGTCCGCCAGATCGTCGCGACCGCCCTCGATCGCCGACGCAAGTTGTACGCCGATCGCCGTCCTCCCCCTCCGTCACGCTTTGCGTGCCACCTCCCCCTGGCGGGGGAGGATTAG
- a CDS encoding LysR family transcriptional regulator: MDRHPHRNQPPVRDAAPVAPRTLQPRVPPDRVQWTPALQRIFLAALAESGSVARAARAAGMSRSGAHRLRRRLAGTPFDRLWDHALALHARRMADPFAHDGAPAARPAASPERA, from the coding sequence ATGGACCGGCATCCCCACCGCAACCAGCCGCCCGTGCGCGACGCCGCGCCGGTGGCTCCCCGAACCCTCCAGCCGCGCGTCCCGCCGGACCGCGTGCAATGGACGCCTGCCTTGCAGCGCATCTTCCTCGCCGCGCTGGCCGAGAGCGGCAGCGTCGCGCGCGCGGCGCGGGCCGCGGGCATGTCGCGGTCGGGCGCACACCGGTTGCGCCGGCGCCTCGCCGGCACGCCGTTCGATCGCCTATGGGACCACGCGCTCGCGCTCCATGCCCGCCGGATGGCCGATCCGTTCGCGCACGATGGTGCGCCGGCCGCCCGTCCTGCCGCGTCACCGGAGCGCGCATGA
- a CDS encoding 2'-5' RNA ligase family protein — protein MFQELPGSAPVRYRPFFAIKPADEVLAPIAGMRRTYCGEGTPVRSEHAHITLEIFDDHPRRPDELIAELVAIGNAVEAAAFELMLDRVVGTVRSVALRPGRRSTGLALLQRAIHAEVDRAGLKAREGWSFSPHLTLGYREGEAFSRAVAPVAWQVDEFVLIHSHVGATRHEIVGRWRLMPELPLFQ, from the coding sequence ATGTTCCAGGAGCTGCCCGGGTCCGCACCCGTCCGATACCGCCCGTTCTTCGCGATCAAGCCCGCGGACGAGGTGCTGGCGCCGATCGCGGGGATGCGCCGGACCTATTGCGGAGAGGGCACGCCGGTCCGATCCGAGCACGCCCACATCACGCTCGAGATTTTCGACGATCATCCCCGCCGGCCGGACGAGCTGATCGCCGAGCTGGTCGCGATCGGCAATGCGGTGGAAGCGGCGGCGTTCGAGCTGATGCTCGACCGCGTGGTCGGCACCGTCCGATCGGTGGCATTGCGGCCGGGGCGGCGCTCGACCGGGCTGGCGCTGCTCCAGCGCGCGATCCATGCCGAGGTCGATCGCGCCGGGCTCAAGGCGCGCGAGGGATGGAGCTTCAGCCCGCACCTGACGCTCGGCTATCGCGAGGGCGAGGCGTTCAGCCGCGCGGTCGCGCCGGTCGCATGGCAGGTCGACGAGTTCGTGCTGATCCACAGCCATGTCGGCGCGACCCGCCACGAGATCGTCGGACGCTGGCGGCTGATGCCGGAGCTGCCGCTGTTCCAGTGA
- a CDS encoding endonuclease III domain-containing protein: protein MQGRFAFGAEMEIERWRAALAPLAAGVVPGKPRTPIGQLVKSMISGRTRDEVSLEAYRQLGRRFGSVGRLAAAERREVLAAIRDVTFAEDKAAHLLETLRRIGRERHGYTLDFLGEMPLGDALAWLERFPGVGRKVAASTLNASTLARPVFIVDSHVLRVLRRLGFVAGAAEAQAASEAVTAAMPHWSGGDFLWFHIACKRLGQTLCRPDAPHCDACPLSADCRRRANRLTAG, encoded by the coding sequence ATGCAGGGACGATTCGCCTTCGGTGCGGAGATGGAGATCGAGCGCTGGCGGGCGGCATTGGCGCCGCTGGCCGCCGGCGTGGTGCCGGGCAAGCCACGGACTCCGATCGGACAGCTCGTCAAGTCGATGATCAGCGGCCGCACCCGCGACGAGGTGTCGCTCGAAGCCTATCGGCAGCTGGGCCGCCGGTTCGGATCGGTCGGACGGCTGGCAGCGGCCGAGCGGCGCGAGGTGCTGGCGGCGATCCGCGACGTCACCTTCGCCGAGGACAAGGCGGCCCATCTCCTCGAGACGCTGCGCCGGATCGGTCGCGAGCGGCACGGCTACACGCTCGATTTCCTGGGCGAGATGCCGCTCGGCGACGCGCTGGCCTGGCTGGAACGCTTCCCGGGCGTGGGGCGCAAGGTGGCGGCCTCGACGCTCAACGCGAGCACGCTCGCGCGGCCGGTGTTCATCGTCGACAGCCATGTGCTGCGCGTGCTGCGGCGGCTGGGCTTCGTCGCCGGGGCGGCGGAGGCGCAGGCGGCGAGCGAGGCGGTGACCGCCGCGATGCCGCACTGGTCCGGCGGCGATTTCCTGTGGTTCCACATCGCCTGCAAGCGGCTCGGCCAGACGCTGTGCCGGCCGGACGCGCCGCATTGCGACGCCTGCCCGCTCTCCGCCGACTGCAGGCGCCGAGCTAACCGATTGACAGCGGGCTGA
- a CDS encoding P1 family peptidase, which translates to MDRRGTGSSLWRGFAAAVALAGGVPAAVAQDAQPTRSPPFANQDGLRPVLNSDGGRTLRFDWPMLSIGTGEYEEGPTGVTVFRFGRKVHGAVDVRGGAPGTVNTDFLRLGYETPDLDAVVFAGGSWYGLEATTAVDTALKDDGVRSGYWDNIGLAVGAIIYDFGGRRLNEIYPDKRLAQAALRAARPGIFPLGARGAGRSAMTGSLFGCDAHSGQGGAFRQVGPVKIAAFTVVNAFGAVTDRDGKLVACYPDPAWPKDVKTSQLLTDFSEKRLSGLLASSADKGRKNTTVSLVVTNVKMSPAELQRLAIQVHSSMARGIQPFQTMFDGDVLYAVSTDEVDPGEATLGFGSVDVATLASEAMWDAILASVPPQPAAPVPAKRAVAGQAVLEGYAGDYRFSPIAELRVTAREGKLFGEATGKYDIFSIKRGQPVELLPVTATDFTVPGRYPMLLRFDGNGMLTVNPGSWQQVAQRTDR; encoded by the coding sequence ATGGATCGGCGCGGGACGGGTTCGTCATTGTGGCGCGGCTTCGCCGCTGCGGTCGCCCTGGCCGGCGGCGTTCCCGCCGCGGTGGCGCAGGACGCGCAGCCGACCCGGAGCCCGCCGTTCGCAAACCAGGATGGGCTCCGCCCTGTGCTCAACTCCGACGGCGGGAGGACGCTGCGCTTCGACTGGCCGATGCTCAGCATCGGCACCGGCGAATATGAGGAGGGGCCGACCGGCGTCACCGTGTTCCGCTTCGGCCGCAAGGTGCACGGCGCGGTCGACGTGCGCGGCGGGGCGCCGGGGACGGTCAACACCGATTTCCTGCGGCTCGGCTACGAGACGCCCGACCTGGATGCGGTCGTCTTCGCCGGGGGTTCCTGGTACGGGCTCGAGGCGACCACTGCCGTCGATACCGCGCTCAAGGACGACGGGGTGCGCAGCGGCTATTGGGACAATATCGGCCTCGCCGTCGGCGCGATCATCTACGACTTCGGCGGCCGGCGGCTGAACGAGATCTATCCGGACAAGCGCCTCGCCCAGGCGGCGCTGAGGGCGGCGCGTCCCGGCATCTTCCCGCTCGGCGCGCGCGGCGCCGGCCGCTCGGCGATGACGGGCAGCCTGTTCGGCTGCGACGCCCATTCGGGGCAGGGCGGCGCCTTCCGCCAGGTCGGACCGGTCAAGATCGCCGCCTTCACCGTCGTCAACGCATTCGGCGCCGTCACCGACCGCGACGGCAAGCTGGTCGCCTGCTATCCCGATCCCGCCTGGCCGAAAGACGTGAAGACGAGCCAGCTGCTCACCGATTTCTCTGAGAAGCGGCTGTCGGGGCTGCTCGCCTCCTCGGCCGACAAGGGGCGCAAGAACACGACGGTCAGCCTGGTCGTCACCAACGTGAAGATGAGTCCGGCCGAGCTGCAGCGGCTCGCGATCCAGGTCCACAGCTCGATGGCGCGCGGTATCCAGCCGTTCCAGACCATGTTCGACGGCGACGTGCTCTACGCCGTCTCGACCGACGAGGTCGATCCGGGCGAGGCGACGCTGGGCTTCGGCTCGGTCGACGTCGCCACGCTGGCGTCGGAGGCGATGTGGGACGCGATCCTCGCCTCGGTGCCGCCGCAGCCGGCGGCGCCGGTGCCGGCGAAGCGCGCGGTCGCGGGGCAGGCGGTGCTCGAGGGCTATGCCGGCGACTATCGTTTCAGCCCGATCGCCGAGCTCCGCGTCACCGCGCGCGAGGGCAAGCTGTTCGGCGAGGCGACCGGCAAGTACGACATCTTCTCGATCAAGCGCGGCCAGCCGGTCGAGCTGTTGCCGGTGACCGCGACCGACTTCACCGTGCCGGGTCGCTATCCGATGCTGCTGCGCTTCGACGGCAACGGGATGCTGACGGTCAATCCCGGATCGTGGCAGCAGGTCGCGCAGAGGACCGACCGCTGA
- a CDS encoding tRNA-binding protein, whose amino-acid sequence MHMNHGAGAPPAATIGFDDFLKVDIRVGTIVEAREFPEARKPAYRLTIDFGEPLGRKASSAQITEHYTPEMLVGRQVAAVVNFPPRQVGPMMSEVLTLGFPDENGKVVLIGPSQEVPNGGRLF is encoded by the coding sequence ATGCACATGAACCATGGCGCCGGCGCGCCGCCGGCGGCGACGATCGGCTTCGACGATTTCCTCAAGGTCGACATCCGCGTCGGCACGATCGTCGAGGCGCGCGAATTCCCCGAGGCGCGCAAGCCCGCCTATCGCCTGACGATCGACTTCGGCGAGCCGCTGGGGCGCAAGGCCTCGTCGGCGCAGATCACCGAGCATTACACGCCGGAGATGCTGGTCGGGCGGCAGGTGGCGGCGGTGGTCAACTTCCCACCGCGCCAGGTCGGGCCGATGATGTCCGAGGTGCTGACGCTCGGTTTCCCGGACGAGAACGGCAAGGTCGTGCTGATCGGCCCGTCGCAGGAGGTGCCGAACGGCGGACGGCTGTTCTAG
- a CDS encoding LysR family transcriptional regulator has protein sequence MDSSTLRRAAVFHAVGLAGGITAAGQRIGKSPPAVHADLRRFEREVGIRLTERVGRSLRLTPKGREIFDVVGRALSDIDRVCAAIGSDAPVVSPLRLGAVTGFGRYRLVPALLPRLPLEQRLVLHTDSQDALLDALGRGEIDLALTYRPVVAAPFESLAVAEEELVLVGAAGTADAGAGRLPFVTYDEYEYVFGRWFAEIVGSQPPFLRRHDHFEELEEALASVAAGRGATIAPADACRAFGLETAAPACRNGIFLCGSKAALRTPEARLIAACLEQPG, from the coding sequence ATGGACAGCAGCACCTTGCGGCGCGCGGCCGTGTTCCACGCGGTCGGCCTGGCCGGCGGCATCACCGCGGCCGGGCAGCGGATCGGAAAGTCGCCGCCGGCCGTGCACGCCGATCTGCGCCGGTTCGAGCGCGAGGTCGGAATCCGGCTCACCGAGCGTGTCGGGCGCTCGCTCCGCCTCACCCCCAAGGGACGCGAGATATTCGACGTGGTCGGGCGCGCCCTGTCCGACATCGACCGGGTCTGCGCCGCGATCGGCTCCGATGCGCCGGTCGTCTCGCCGCTCCGGCTGGGGGCGGTCACCGGCTTCGGCCGCTATCGCCTGGTCCCCGCGCTCCTTCCGCGCCTGCCGCTGGAGCAGCGCCTGGTCCTGCACACCGACAGCCAGGACGCGTTGCTGGATGCGCTCGGCCGCGGTGAGATCGACCTTGCGCTGACCTATCGCCCGGTGGTGGCCGCGCCGTTCGAGAGCCTGGCGGTCGCGGAGGAGGAACTCGTGCTGGTCGGCGCCGCCGGAACCGCCGACGCCGGCGCCGGCCGGCTGCCCTTCGTCACTTATGACGAATATGAATATGTGTTCGGCCGCTGGTTCGCCGAAATCGTCGGCAGCCAGCCGCCGTTCCTGCGGCGCCACGACCATTTCGAGGAGCTCGAGGAGGCGCTGGCCAGCGTCGCGGCCGGGCGGGGTGCGACGATCGCGCCTGCGGATGCCTGCCGCGCCTTCGGCCTCGAGACCGCCGCCCCGGCCTGCCGCAACGGCATCTTCCTGTGCGGCAGCAAGGCCGCGTTGAGGACGCCGGAGGCGCGCCTGATCGCGGCCTGCCTGGAGCAGCCGGGCTGA